From a single Persephonella sp. genomic region:
- a CDS encoding flagellar basal body L-ring protein FlgH — MQGNRRKYSLIYRWFPVTTILLLFSCSEKQQALKPFEPKPPEVVYQQPQRPPGSLFTGIGTTNLFSDDKAYQVGDVITIKVVENVQGYGSANTQSSRDTNVDLDFPSPTILGKPFLNKNSLAGAKAGSKNSFKGKGKTDRRVRLIANITARVVKVYPNGNLFIVGKKIIKINNDEQILRISGIVDPSSIEQDNSILSSKISDMYVEYNGKGFIADNQRPGWLAQFLSKIWPF, encoded by the coding sequence ATGCAAGGTAATAGGAGAAAATACAGTCTTATTTATAGGTGGTTCCCAGTAACTACAATACTTCTGCTATTTTCTTGTAGTGAAAAACAACAGGCATTAAAACCTTTTGAACCTAAACCACCGGAAGTTGTGTATCAGCAGCCACAAAGGCCTCCCGGTTCCTTATTTACAGGTATAGGAACTACAAATCTATTTTCCGATGATAAAGCATATCAGGTCGGTGATGTAATCACAATAAAAGTTGTTGAAAATGTTCAGGGATATGGTAGCGCAAACACCCAATCCAGCAGAGATACAAACGTAGACCTTGATTTTCCTTCGCCAACAATTTTAGGTAAACCTTTTCTTAACAAGAACAGTTTGGCTGGAGCTAAAGCAGGTTCAAAAAACAGCTTTAAAGGGAAAGGAAAAACAGATAGAAGAGTAAGACTTATCGCTAATATAACAGCAAGAGTAGTTAAGGTTTATCCTAACGGGAATTTATTTATAGTTGGTAAGAAAATTATCAAAATAAACAATGATGAGCAAATTCTAAGAATTTCAGGTATTGTTGACCCAAGTAGCATAGAACAGGATAACTCAATACTATCCTCTAAAATTTCAGATATGTATGTTGAATATAATGGAAAAGGATTCATAGCTGATAATCAGCGTCCTGGATGGCTTGCCCAGTTCCTCTCAAAAATCTGGCCGTTCTAA
- a CDS encoding flagellar basal body P-ring protein FlgI, translating into MRFAKILITFFIINIAFAGNTVKIKDEVNVMGVRPNYLIGYGIVVGLKGTGDGTTTRYTLISIANMLRKMGIYIDPAQVKTKNAAAVMVTASLPPFAKSGMTFDVTVASMGDAKDIGNGVLIRTPLFGPDGKVYAFAQGPVSTGGGFSESNKGGKVTKNFPTTGVVVNGGIVERDLPFNYRDMKNIVLTLKKPDFDTALQIENTINQHFHQKIATAIDATTVKVKLIPGTDPVKLTGQILNLSIKTDNEPTIVIYERTGTVIMSGDIKIDAPVYVSHGNIYVSVEKKPVISQPPPLSGGETVQTQQTQTTVVEEKGRIFSINSPRLKDLVEALNDMGVSPRDLIAIIQALKNTGKLHAKIVIM; encoded by the coding sequence ATGAGATTTGCAAAAATATTAATCACATTTTTTATCATAAATATCGCATTTGCAGGTAATACAGTAAAGATTAAAGATGAAGTTAATGTAATGGGTGTCAGGCCAAACTACCTTATCGGATATGGTATTGTCGTTGGACTGAAAGGCACCGGAGACGGAACAACAACAAGATACACCCTTATTAGTATTGCCAATATGCTACGGAAAATGGGTATTTATATAGACCCAGCCCAAGTAAAAACAAAAAATGCTGCAGCGGTTATGGTAACTGCAAGTCTCCCTCCATTTGCAAAATCAGGTATGACCTTTGATGTAACAGTTGCATCAATGGGAGATGCAAAAGATATAGGAAATGGAGTTTTAATAAGAACTCCACTTTTTGGGCCAGATGGAAAGGTTTATGCCTTTGCACAGGGTCCCGTATCAACAGGCGGCGGATTTTCAGAATCTAATAAAGGGGGAAAAGTCACAAAAAACTTTCCCACAACAGGTGTTGTTGTTAATGGTGGAATTGTAGAAAGGGATTTACCTTTTAATTACAGAGACATGAAAAATATAGTCCTTACACTTAAAAAACCTGATTTTGATACAGCTTTGCAGATAGAAAACACAATAAATCAGCATTTCCATCAAAAAATAGCAACTGCAATAGATGCAACAACCGTTAAAGTAAAACTTATACCGGGAACTGACCCAGTGAAACTAACAGGTCAAATACTAAATCTATCAATAAAAACAGACAACGAACCTACAATTGTTATATACGAAAGAACAGGCACAGTTATTATGAGTGGTGATATAAAAATCGATGCCCCTGTGTATGTATCCCACGGAAATATCTATGTATCTGTGGAGAAAAAACCTGTTATATCACAGCCTCCTCCATTATCTGGTGGAGAAACAGTCCAGACTCAACAAACCCAAACAACTGTGGTAGAAGAAAAAGGCAGAATTTTCTCAATAAATTCCCCAAGATTAAAAGATCTTGTTGAAGCACTTAACGATATGGGAGTTTCCCCGAGAGACCTTATAGCAATAATTCAGGCACTTAAAAACACCGGAAAATTACACGCTAAAATAGTAATAATGTAA
- a CDS encoding rod-binding protein, with product MIDPDMKIRPYWDVKDISQLKEPEEIAKEFEAIFVRMIMKEFRKTLNNGLFSSSFQSKMYLDMFDMQIAEAVASSGQLGLKQYILDALQTYQKYSTGE from the coding sequence ATGATAGACCCTGATATGAAAATAAGACCTTACTGGGATGTTAAAGATATTTCCCAATTAAAAGAACCTGAAGAGATTGCAAAGGAGTTTGAGGCAATTTTTGTGAGGATGATTATGAAGGAATTTAGAAAAACATTAAATAACGGTTTATTTTCCAGTTCTTTCCAGTCAAAAATGTATCTGGATATGTTTGATATGCAGATAGCGGAAGCTGTAGCATCTTCCGGACAACTTGGTTTAAAACAGTATATTTTAGATGCATTACAGACTTATCAGAAATATTCAACTGGAGAATAA
- the flhA gene encoding flagellar biosynthesis protein FlhA: MGETLNTFFNKLTQYSDAVVVVLIITILGAMVLPVPPFLLDILLTASITFSIVILMTTLYVQHPLQLSSFPSLLLMATLFRLSLNVATTRRILLHGHEGPDAAGHVIQAFGEFVVGGSYIVGAIVFIILVTINYIVITKGTERISEVAARFTLDAMPGKQMAIDADLNAGIIDEKEAQRRRMQIQKEADFYGAMDGASKFIRGDAIAGIIIAIVNILGGLAIGIFQHHMDLQTALKNFTLLTIGDGLVSQIPSLVTSTAAGLMVTRAVSEENLGKEVFVQLTSFPKALYMASGSIFAMGIVPGMPFIPFSLLALLIGLTAFMMSQLLKKKEVEMAEEKAKELLKGTEIEEETVEEMLPQPELITFEIGYALIPYVDESQNGEIVRRIKSLRKQLSKEIGIIIPLIHIKDNLELKPGEYRILIKDIEVGRGEIYPDKLLAIDTGTTKGKIEGIPTKEPAFGLDAYWIDEKLKDKAKMLGYTVVDIPTVIITHLSEIIKKHAYEILGRSETKELIDALAEKYPVVKDIVPEQVPLNIVHRVLQNLLKENVPVRDLLTIVETLSDYITKTDDPEVLTEFVRQALNRVITSQYEKDGVLYAVTLGPKTENYIMEKVHENGGSLPPFEPTFVQKFVQDLTNQAQQFVLKQATPVLLTSPATRRFVRKIIEPYLPDFVVLSYAEINPKTKVNVLGVVEPYGG, translated from the coding sequence ATGGGAGAAACCCTAAATACATTTTTTAACAAGCTTACCCAATATTCAGACGCAGTTGTAGTTGTTCTTATAATAACAATTCTGGGGGCTATGGTTCTACCTGTGCCTCCATTTCTACTGGATATACTTTTAACAGCCAGTATTACATTTTCTATCGTTATTCTTATGACTACCCTTTATGTTCAACATCCACTTCAGCTTTCATCTTTTCCTTCATTACTGCTTATGGCGACATTATTTAGATTATCTTTGAATGTTGCAACAACAAGAAGAATATTACTTCATGGACATGAGGGACCAGATGCAGCAGGACATGTAATACAGGCCTTCGGGGAATTTGTTGTAGGTGGAAGTTATATTGTCGGTGCAATAGTTTTCATAATACTTGTAACAATTAACTACATTGTGATTACAAAAGGAACAGAGAGAATATCCGAAGTTGCTGCAAGATTTACACTGGACGCAATGCCCGGAAAACAGATGGCTATAGATGCAGACCTGAATGCAGGGATAATTGATGAAAAGGAAGCCCAGAGAAGACGTATGCAAATTCAAAAGGAAGCTGATTTTTACGGAGCAATGGATGGTGCCTCCAAGTTTATAAGAGGAGATGCTATTGCAGGAATAATTATTGCCATAGTCAATATCTTAGGTGGGCTTGCTATTGGTATTTTCCAACACCATATGGATTTACAAACAGCACTGAAAAACTTTACTTTGCTTACTATAGGTGATGGTCTTGTTTCACAGATTCCTTCACTGGTTACCTCAACAGCAGCCGGTCTAATGGTAACAAGAGCAGTATCAGAAGAAAATCTTGGTAAAGAGGTTTTTGTTCAGTTAACCAGTTTTCCAAAAGCTTTATATATGGCATCAGGTTCAATATTTGCAATGGGTATAGTCCCGGGAATGCCATTTATCCCTTTTTCATTGCTGGCTTTACTTATTGGTTTAACTGCTTTCATGATGTCACAACTTCTTAAGAAAAAAGAAGTTGAAATGGCTGAAGAAAAAGCAAAAGAACTGCTTAAAGGCACGGAAATTGAAGAAGAAACTGTTGAAGAGATGCTACCTCAACCTGAGCTTATCACATTTGAGATAGGATATGCCCTTATACCTTATGTTGATGAATCACAGAACGGAGAAATAGTCAGAAGGATAAAATCCCTTAGAAAACAGCTATCAAAAGAAATCGGAATAATAATTCCATTAATCCATATAAAAGATAATCTTGAACTTAAACCTGGTGAATACAGAATTCTCATAAAAGATATAGAAGTAGGAAGGGGAGAAATATATCCTGATAAACTACTTGCCATAGATACAGGAACAACAAAAGGTAAAATAGAAGGAATTCCAACAAAAGAACCGGCATTTGGTCTTGATGCCTACTGGATAGATGAGAAACTGAAAGATAAGGCCAAAATGTTAGGATATACTGTTGTTGATATCCCAACGGTAATAATTACCCATCTGTCTGAAATTATCAAAAAACACGCCTATGAAATACTTGGTAGAAGTGAAACTAAAGAGCTTATTGATGCACTGGCAGAAAAATATCCTGTGGTTAAGGATATTGTTCCTGAACAAGTGCCTCTGAATATTGTCCATAGAGTTTTACAAAATCTATTAAAAGAAAATGTACCTGTGAGAGACCTGCTTACAATTGTTGAGACATTATCAGACTACATTACAAAAACAGATGACCCTGAAGTTCTCACAGAATTTGTCAGGCAAGCATTAAACAGGGTAATAACATCCCAATATGAAAAAGATGGCGTTTTATATGCCGTTACGCTGGGACCAAAAACAGAAAACTATATAATGGAAAAAGTCCATGAAAACGGTGGTTCATTACCACCATTTGAGCCAACATTTGTTCAAAAATTTGTTCAGGATTTGACCAATCAGGCACAGCAGTTCGTATTAAAACAGGCAACTCCTGTATTACTTACCTCCCCTGCAACAAGAAGATTTGTTAGAAAAATAATAGAGCCATATTTACCTGACTTTGTGGTATTATCCTATGCAGAAATCAATCCGAAAACAAAAGTTAATGTCTTAGGGGTAGTTGAGCCATATGGAGGTTAA
- the flhF gene encoding flagellar biosynthesis protein FlhF, protein MEVKVYEGYDLEELIEKAKKELGEDIKILHYETVEEKRFFFLKGKKKYKLFVEPVEDDEPIEPVIKFEELLDKIEDIIDKKIQTTLPKYAQNMATPGNLPPHISPNNVEDKTSKALSELTGDALELANLLIEKDVQPEVAKKIVMAACGLDIDTNKWDLNTVTYKEALIKGIKENIKFTGAIDKIAEKPGIFAFIGPTGVGKTTNLFKIASQLVINKNKKVAVISTDTFKVGASQQARTYANILNIPFYSISESKKLKNIIEDLKEMDFILIDTVGRSHYDYWRLGEIKEILTGIQQEIKNILTISCNFKNEDAFEVVYKYQTFFPIHSLFFTKIDETKRPGLLLNLPVETRIPVSYLSTGQRVPEDLKVLTPEVIASYILGE, encoded by the coding sequence ATGGAGGTTAAAGTTTACGAAGGTTACGACCTTGAGGAGCTTATTGAAAAGGCAAAAAAAGAACTGGGAGAAGATATAAAAATACTCCATTATGAAACTGTTGAAGAAAAAAGATTTTTCTTTCTAAAAGGAAAGAAAAAATACAAGCTATTTGTTGAACCTGTAGAAGATGATGAGCCTATAGAGCCTGTAATAAAATTTGAGGAACTTCTGGACAAAATTGAGGATATTATAGACAAAAAAATACAGACCACCCTTCCAAAATATGCACAAAACATGGCAACCCCCGGAAATCTACCTCCACATATTTCACCGAATAATGTTGAAGATAAGACATCTAAAGCTTTATCCGAGCTCACCGGAGATGCACTTGAATTGGCAAATCTTCTTATTGAAAAAGATGTCCAACCTGAAGTGGCCAAAAAAATCGTTATGGCTGCCTGTGGTCTTGATATTGATACGAATAAATGGGACTTAAACACCGTTACATATAAAGAAGCATTAATCAAGGGTATAAAGGAAAATATAAAATTCACAGGGGCAATAGATAAAATAGCAGAAAAACCGGGAATATTTGCATTTATAGGTCCAACAGGAGTAGGGAAAACCACAAACCTGTTTAAAATAGCATCCCAGCTTGTTATAAATAAGAATAAAAAAGTAGCAGTTATCAGCACAGACACATTCAAAGTTGGGGCATCCCAACAAGCAAGAACCTATGCAAATATACTTAACATTCCTTTTTATTCAATCTCCGAATCCAAAAAACTAAAAAATATAATTGAAGACCTGAAAGAAATGGATTTTATCCTGATAGATACTGTAGGAAGAAGTCATTATGATTATTGGCGTCTTGGTGAGATAAAAGAAATTCTAACAGGTATCCAGCAAGAAATAAAAAATATCCTTACAATTAGCTGTAATTTTAAAAATGAAGATGCATTTGAGGTTGTATATAAATACCAGACCTTCTTCCCGATACACTCCCTATTTTTTACAAAGATAGACGAAACCAAAAGACCGGGACTACTACTTAATTTACCTGTAGAAACAAGAATTCCTGTTTCATACCTGAGCACAGGCCAGAGGGTTCCTGAAGACCTGAAAGTTCTTACACCTGAGGTAATTGCTTCTTACATTCTTGGAGAATAA
- a CDS encoding MinD/ParA family protein produces MEEQAKGLLKLVNEKQIEKNTKFLAVASGKGGVGKTNFAVNFAYILANDYDKKVLLIDADIGMANVHILVNVNTKKTLKDILNGAKIEEIIFNTRGIDILPGFSGIDAINEVEDSAVLRFIQNLNSISENYDYILIDTAAGIDNKVISFIRASSQTYVITTPEPTAIMDAYALIKSMKKLYDYSNFKVIINMAKSEEEGFETFERLRTSVKKFLDMELTLGGILPFTKNIQKTVRKKQIISEVYPSDKFVLQLKRIAAEELKEPPPEIKQKFWEKVVSFLRKG; encoded by the coding sequence ATGGAAGAGCAGGCAAAAGGCCTTTTAAAACTTGTTAACGAGAAACAGATAGAAAAAAATACAAAATTCCTTGCTGTTGCCAGTGGAAAAGGAGGTGTGGGAAAAACAAATTTTGCCGTTAATTTTGCCTATATTCTGGCCAATGACTATGACAAAAAAGTGTTATTAATTGATGCAGACATTGGGATGGCCAATGTCCATATACTTGTTAATGTAAACACAAAAAAGACCTTAAAGGATATCCTAAATGGTGCAAAGATTGAGGAAATCATATTTAACACAAGGGGTATTGATATCCTCCCGGGATTTTCAGGAATAGATGCAATCAACGAGGTTGAGGATTCAGCAGTTTTAAGGTTTATACAGAATCTAAACAGCATTTCAGAAAATTATGATTATATTCTAATAGACACAGCAGCAGGGATAGATAACAAGGTAATATCCTTTATCAGAGCCTCCTCCCAAACTTACGTAATAACAACTCCTGAACCAACGGCAATAATGGACGCCTATGCACTTATTAAATCAATGAAAAAACTATATGACTACTCAAATTTTAAAGTAATTATAAATATGGCAAAATCAGAAGAAGAAGGATTTGAAACATTTGAAAGGCTTAGAACATCTGTCAAAAAATTTTTAGACATGGAACTTACATTAGGGGGTATTTTACCATTTACAAAAAATATTCAAAAAACAGTTAGAAAAAAGCAAATCATCTCAGAAGTATATCCTTCTGATAAATTTGTTCTTCAGCTCAAAAGAATAGCTGCCGAAGAATTAAAAGAACCTCCGCCTGAGATAAAACAAAAATTCTGGGAAAAAGTAGTAAGTTTTCTGAGAAAGGGTTGA
- a CDS encoding sigma-70 family RNA polymerase sigma factor, producing the protein MDKKEREKLILDNLSLVKKVASKIYYRLPKGDIEFDDLVNVGVIGLMKAIEKYDKDKAKLSTYAYIKIRGEILDYLRSLDIVPRTVRDKIKKEPPIEEGQPVPLSNTAVMVSIEKALSSDESFKIIDTLTSEKASPEEEVIKQDQKEKLLKALELLSEKEKKVLQMIYFEEKDLKTIAEEINVSVSRVSQIKAEAIKKLKSIYIY; encoded by the coding sequence ATGGACAAAAAAGAAAGAGAAAAACTAATCTTAGATAACCTCTCCCTTGTTAAAAAAGTAGCAAGTAAAATTTATTATAGGCTTCCAAAGGGAGATATAGAGTTTGATGACCTTGTGAATGTTGGTGTTATCGGCTTAATGAAAGCCATAGAAAAATATGATAAAGATAAGGCCAAACTTTCAACTTATGCCTATATAAAAATCAGAGGAGAAATTCTGGATTATCTGAGAAGTCTGGATATCGTCCCAAGAACCGTAAGGGACAAAATAAAAAAAGAACCCCCTATAGAAGAGGGGCAGCCTGTCCCGTTATCAAACACAGCTGTAATGGTAAGTATTGAAAAAGCCCTTTCCTCTGATGAAAGCTTTAAGATTATTGATACCCTGACCTCAGAAAAAGCCTCTCCGGAAGAGGAAGTTATAAAACAAGACCAGAAGGAAAAACTACTAAAAGCCCTTGAACTATTATCAGAAAAAGAGAAAAAAGTCCTTCAGATGATATACTTTGAAGAAAAAGACCTTAAAACAATAGCTGAAGAGATAAATGTCTCTGTCTCCCGGGTATCACAGATAAAAGCAGAAGCAATAAAAAAACTTAAATCTATTTATATTTACTGA
- a CDS encoding tetratricopeptide repeat protein, translating to MSGFRIILFLLSLFIFSYAQTTEKKPEEIKYTQKQIEDFKAKYQLAVEMFNRGDYYSALNLLSKIIKYPKNPYYADALKLSAKIYLIIGRKTGIKEFLQKALYYINTYSYTAKNPYNWDFYYTKGNIYENLFMYERALALYKLAFAQARTPKQQFETVIAILRTAAWLKRLDIITRYIVLVNLEELSEKEKKEFEFVKGLVEFQKGNYQEAFKYLIPVYKEYEQYLIENPVYYYILGENAYRLKKYTFAKQVFRRIISIVKDESIIRKSLLRLGDIAHYEGDDIQAFNYYYTIVKKYPKSKEAIIAKLKILALADFNPEIKKKLVLIKDEDIKNPFEFVLKTLISNRNNYIGFFALGNFGEMVLGKNSEKLFKKLTWELSLVNTNRLRYEHKEYINQLWRDKLKKLPPIKICDLFISNKDFFFKVFDRDILKLVYKDLKKCGKYLLALEVAKFIYNKYKDDDALLLLADTYYSLKNYKKSLEILQKLKNKNCEYYLLKTKNLIFLSKFDQIDTVQIENSCGNNPEKYVVLGYLYLKNNQIDKLNQIIDRIKDVIPDIYEDSLLARIFVRELTYTLFDKNMYQSTLKILLPLSERFKEDCDINSWVVIALIRSDNTKELNKYTDRIKNCNTEWSIVAKNLIEDFQLIRGFKNE from the coding sequence ATGTCAGGGTTTAGAATAATTCTTTTTCTGCTTTCCTTATTTATATTTTCCTATGCACAGACCACCGAAAAAAAACCTGAGGAGATTAAATATACCCAAAAACAGATAGAAGATTTTAAGGCTAAATATCAGCTTGCCGTTGAAATGTTTAATCGTGGAGATTACTATTCAGCCCTTAATTTACTTTCAAAAATCATAAAATACCCTAAAAATCCCTATTATGCAGACGCACTTAAACTTTCGGCAAAGATTTATCTAATCATAGGAAGGAAAACAGGAATAAAAGAGTTTCTACAAAAAGCTCTGTATTACATCAATACATATTCTTATACTGCAAAAAATCCATATAACTGGGACTTTTACTACACAAAAGGCAATATCTATGAAAATCTCTTTATGTATGAAAGAGCTCTTGCTCTTTATAAACTTGCATTTGCGCAGGCAAGAACTCCAAAACAACAGTTTGAAACAGTAATAGCAATTCTCAGAACAGCAGCATGGCTTAAAAGACTTGATATCATCACCAGATACATTGTTCTTGTGAACTTAGAGGAACTATCGGAAAAAGAGAAAAAAGAGTTCGAATTTGTTAAAGGGCTTGTTGAATTTCAGAAAGGGAATTATCAGGAAGCCTTCAAATATCTAATTCCTGTATATAAGGAATACGAACAATATCTGATTGAAAATCCAGTTTATTACTACATTTTAGGGGAAAACGCCTATCGCCTCAAAAAATATACCTTTGCGAAACAAGTTTTTAGAAGAATAATAAGCATAGTAAAAGATGAAAGTATTATCAGGAAATCCCTTTTAAGACTTGGGGATATAGCCCATTATGAAGGGGATGATATACAGGCCTTTAATTATTACTACACTATAGTAAAAAAATATCCAAAATCCAAAGAAGCAATTATTGCAAAGCTAAAAATCCTTGCCCTTGCAGATTTTAATCCGGAAATAAAGAAAAAATTAGTTTTAATCAAAGACGAAGATATCAAAAATCCTTTTGAATTTGTTCTGAAAACCCTAATATCAAACAGAAACAACTATATTGGCTTTTTTGCACTTGGAAATTTTGGGGAAATGGTTCTTGGAAAAAATTCCGAGAAACTATTTAAAAAACTCACATGGGAACTTTCTCTTGTAAACACAAATCGCCTAAGATATGAACACAAAGAGTATATAAACCAGCTATGGAGGGACAAACTAAAAAAACTTCCACCTATTAAGATATGCGACTTATTTATTTCTAATAAAGATTTCTTTTTCAAAGTATTTGACAGAGATATTTTAAAACTTGTTTATAAAGACCTGAAAAAATGCGGTAAATATCTACTTGCCCTTGAAGTTGCAAAATTCATATATAACAAATACAAAGATGATGATGCATTACTGCTTCTTGCTGATACATATTACTCCCTTAAAAACTATAAAAAATCCCTTGAAATTTTACAAAAGCTCAAAAACAAAAACTGTGAATACTATCTGCTAAAAACAAAAAATCTTATATTCCTAAGTAAATTTGACCAGATAGATACAGTCCAGATAGAAAATAGCTGCGGTAATAATCCGGAAAAATATGTGGTTCTGGGATATTTGTATCTGAAAAATAATCAGATTGATAAATTGAATCAGATTATTGACAGGATTAAAGACGTTATTCCGGATATATATGAAGACTCATTACTTGCACGCATTTTTGTCAGGGAACTGACTTATACTTTGTTTGACAAGAATATGTATCAATCTACCCTAAAGATTTTACTTCCCCTTTCCGAAAGATTTAAGGAAGACTGCGACATTAATAGCTGGGTGGTAATTGCTTTGATAAGGTCAGATAATACCAAAGAACTCAACAAATACACAGATAGAATAAAAAACTGCAATACAGAATGGAGTATTGTTGCAAAAAATCTAATTGAAGATTTCCAGCTTATAAGGGGTTTTAAAAATGAGTGA
- the flgB gene encoding flagellar basal body rod protein FlgB produces MSELFSHIDTLEEKAAFFLQRTKIIQSNIANADTPFYKPKDLKFEKIITEQVKLKKTNPKHIDPFPEVKIKIEEVTTPNYTGYDENRVNVEQELAKLAESSIMYKTLLESMRKELAKLKYAISGR; encoded by the coding sequence ATGAGTGAGCTATTCTCTCATATAGATACCCTCGAAGAAAAAGCAGCATTTTTTCTACAAAGAACAAAAATCATCCAGAGTAATATAGCCAATGCAGATACTCCTTTTTACAAACCTAAAGACCTTAAATTTGAAAAAATAATCACAGAGCAAGTAAAACTAAAAAAAACAAACCCAAAACATATAGACCCTTTCCCTGAAGTAAAAATAAAGATAGAAGAGGTTACCACTCCCAATTACACCGGATATGATGAAAACAGAGTAAATGTTGAGCAGGAATTAGCAAAGCTTGCCGAAAGTTCAATTATGTATAAAACATTACTGGAAAGTATGAGAAAAGAGCTTGCCAAACTAAAATATGCAATATCAGGTAGATAA
- the flgC gene encoding flagellar basal body rod protein FlgC, producing the protein MIFKGLEVSVTGMAAQRIRIDIASSNLANVNSTKAENGQPYRRKVPVFQAILDKESGVPVYEVRVSKVIADPSPFKMKYDPKHPDADANGYVHLPNVDPLREMVDMMSAIRTYEANLTAFNTHKDMLLKSIELLKV; encoded by the coding sequence ATGATATTTAAAGGCCTTGAAGTATCAGTAACAGGGATGGCAGCCCAGAGAATAAGGATAGATATTGCCTCATCAAACCTTGCAAATGTAAACTCAACAAAAGCTGAAAATGGTCAACCTTACAGAAGAAAAGTTCCTGTTTTTCAGGCAATATTAGATAAAGAAAGCGGTGTTCCTGTTTATGAAGTTAGAGTTTCTAAGGTAATAGCAGACCCATCTCCATTTAAAATGAAATATGACCCTAAACATCCGGATGCAGATGCAAACGGTTATGTTCATCTGCCAAATGTTGACCCCCTTAGAGAAATGGTTGATATGATGTCTGCAATAAGGACTTATGAAGCAAATTTAACAGCATTCAATACACATAAAGATATGCTACTAAAAAGCATAGAACTACTAAAAGTTTAA
- the fliE gene encoding flagellar hook-basal body complex protein FliE, translating into MRIEGLQDFGQLTQKIEKKPAKDFGEVLQEFVADVNKDLQNAKKAEQLIVEGKVDNLESLMYQISKSDISLRLITEIRNKALESYQEIMRMQV; encoded by the coding sequence ATGAGGATTGAAGGACTTCAGGATTTTGGACAACTGACACAGAAGATTGAGAAAAAGCCAGCAAAAGATTTTGGAGAAGTTTTGCAGGAATTTGTTGCAGATGTAAACAAAGATTTACAAAATGCCAAAAAAGCAGAGCAGTTGATTGTAGAAGGAAAAGTTGATAATTTAGAAAGTCTGATGTATCAGATATCTAAATCCGACATTTCGCTAAGACTAATTACAGAAATAAGAAACAAAGCTTTAGAAAGCTATCAGGAAATAATGAGAATGCAGGTATAA